In Bubalus kerabau isolate K-KA32 ecotype Philippines breed swamp buffalo chromosome 4, PCC_UOA_SB_1v2, whole genome shotgun sequence, one DNA window encodes the following:
- the RASD1 gene encoding dexamethasone-induced Ras-related protein 1, with protein MKLSAMIKMCPSDPELRIPAKNCYRMVVLGSSKVGKTAIVSRFLTGRFEDAYTPTIEDFHRKFYCIRGEIYQLDILDTSGNHPFPAMRRLSILTGDVFILVFSLDNRDSFEEVRRLKRQILDTKSCLKNKTKEDVDVPLVICGNKRDRDFHRQVEPRDIHQLVGTDPRRCAYFEISAKRNSSLDQMFHALFAMANLPREMSPDLHRRVSAQHCEALHQKALQGKRLRRAGGDRDDALGILAPWARRPSVHSDLMYIREKASGGSQAKDKERCVIS; from the exons ATGAAACTGTCCGCGATGATCAAGATGTGCCCGAGCGACCCGGAGCTGAGGATCCCGGCCAAGAACTGCTACCGCATGGTGGTCCTCGGCTCGTCCAAGGTGGGCAAGACGGCCATCGTGTCGCGATTCCTGACAGGCCGCTTCGAGGACGCCTACACGCCCACCATCGAGGACTTCCACCGCAAGTTCTACTGCATCCGCGGCGAGATCTACCAGCTGGACATCCTCGACACGTCCGGCAACCACCCATTCCCCGCCATGCGGCGCCTCTCCATCCTTACCG GAGACGTGTTCATCCTGGTGTTCAGCCTGGACAACCGCGACTCCTTCGAGGAGGTTCGGAGGCTCAAGCGGCAGATTCTCGACACCAAGTCGTGCCTGAAGAACAAGACCAAGGAGGACGTGGACGTGCCCCTGGTCATCTGTGGCAACAAGAGGGACCGCGACTTCCACCGCCAGGTCGAGCCACGCGACATCCATCAGCTGGTGGGCACCGACCCCCGGCGCTGCGCCTACTTCGAGATCTCGGCCAAGAGGAACAGCAGCCTGGATCAGATGTTCCACGCGCTCTTCGCCATGGCCAACCTGCCGCGCGAGATGAGCCCGGACCTGCACCGCCGCGTGTCGGCGCAGCACTGCGAGGCGCTGCACCAGAAGGCGCTGCAGGGCAAGAGGCTGCGGCGAGCGGGCGGCGACCGCGACGACGCCTTGGGCATCCTGGCGCCCTGGGCGCGCAGGCCGAGTGTGCACAGCGACCTCATGTACATCCGCGAGAAGGCCAGCGGCGGCAGCCAGGCCAAGGACAAGGAGCGCTGCGTCATCAGCTAG
- the MED9 gene encoding mediator of RNA polymerase II transcription subunit 9 isoform X2, translating to MASVGVAAGRQAEDTLPPPAEPPLPEMKPLPQPQPPPSVSAQQPQPAPKPPSPAGVKAEENCSFLPLVHSIIKCMDKDSPDIHQDLNTLKAKFQEMRKVVSTMPGIHLSPEQQQQQLQRLREQVRTKNELLQKYKSLCMFEIPKE from the exons ATGGCTTCTGTGGGGGTTGCTGCCGGCCGGCAGGCTGAGGACACGCTGCCGCCGCCCGCCGAGCCTCCGCTGCCGGAGATGAAGCCGCTGCCGCAGCCGCAGCCGCCGCCGTCTGTCTCTGCGCAGCAGCCACAGCCCGCGCCGAAGCCTCCATCCCCTGCCGGCGTGAAGGCGGAGGAGAActgctccttccttcccttgGTTCACAGCATCATCAAATG CATGGACAAGGACAGTCCCGACATCCACCAGGACCTGAACACCCTCAAGGCCAAGTTCCAGGAGATGCGCAAGGTGGTTAGCACCATGCCTGGCATCCACCTGAGCcccgagcagcagcagcagcagctgcagcgccTCCGAGAGCAGGTCCGGACCAAGAATGAACTGCTGCAGAAGTACAAGAGCCTGTGCATGTTTGAGATCCCCAAGGAGTGA
- the MED9 gene encoding mediator of RNA polymerase II transcription subunit 9 isoform X1: MASVGVAAGRQAEDTLPPPAEPPLPEMKPLPQPQPPPSVSAQQPQPAPKPPSPAGVKAEENCSFLPLVHSIIKWLGWGGSPGGRLCFPCAPASGRRAGVPAHLPVHRSICSMDKDSPDIHQDLNTLKAKFQEMRKVVSTMPGIHLSPEQQQQQLQRLREQVRTKNELLQKYKSLCMFEIPKE, from the exons ATGGCTTCTGTGGGGGTTGCTGCCGGCCGGCAGGCTGAGGACACGCTGCCGCCGCCCGCCGAGCCTCCGCTGCCGGAGATGAAGCCGCTGCCGCAGCCGCAGCCGCCGCCGTCTGTCTCTGCGCAGCAGCCACAGCCCGCGCCGAAGCCTCCATCCCCTGCCGGCGTGAAGGCGGAGGAGAActgctccttccttcccttgGTTCACAGCATCATCAAATG gctgggctggggaggcAGCCCTGGAGGAAGGCTCTGCTTCCCATGTGCACCTGCTTCGGGGAGGCGGGCAGGGGTGCCTGCCCATCTCCCAGTGCACAGATCAATATGCAG CATGGACAAGGACAGTCCCGACATCCACCAGGACCTGAACACCCTCAAGGCCAAGTTCCAGGAGATGCGCAAGGTGGTTAGCACCATGCCTGGCATCCACCTGAGCcccgagcagcagcagcagcagctgcagcgccTCCGAGAGCAGGTCCGGACCAAGAATGAACTGCTGCAGAAGTACAAGAGCCTGTGCATGTTTGAGATCCCCAAGGAGTGA